The DNA sequence CCTTCGAACAGATCTAACTATGTAGTGAATATTGTTCATGAGGAACAACTGAGTCAGTGCTGCATCCTTATACTGCTTGGATTTCCCATCCAGATTATTCTGCAGAGCTTGCATAATCCTTGTAGTTATAGTAGCTAACTGAGCTTCTGGATCACCATTGTCAAACTCTTGAAAAAGTTGCTTTAGTGTGGATTGATAGCTGTGAAAAATGCCCAACAGTCAGATGtgtattatatgcaaaattaccACCAGTACGAACACAAAACTGCAACGAGAAGCAAATTTACAATGAAGAGAAAAGACGGAAAAATTAAAAGACTATAGCAAGGGCTTCTAGAAATTTAAGGAACCTATCGCAAGATATACATAAAAGATAATCAAACTGAAAGAGAAAACATTATCTACATGAGAACAAATTGGTAACAAGCCAGAAGGAAAGTACAGTCAAATAGCAATTATATACAGTTGGTATGGATTATAGTCACTACCAACTAggaattaacaatataaaagcAGAGTTACCAAAGGCTACAGGCTCAACGAAAGGAATAGTTAATGACTTTGGGTAAACAATATAGAGGGTAAAAACTGCAACACCTCCAGAAAGGAAGCCAAAATGCAAGTGGGAAAGCAAAGGAACTGCAACTTACTCAAATAGAAACTTTACATAATTTATCACGTAGCTTGTTAAAGGATGGACAGTTCCATCAAGAACAGCAGTTTTTGTGGCATCTTTTTCAACTGCTTCTTCAAAATCCCCAAAGGTTTCCTCAGCTGTCTGGGCAAGCCTCCTTGTCAAATTGAGTGCAGATTCCCGCATTTCAAGGCAAGATTTACTCCCAAAAAGTGTGTCAATCTGTCCAACCCCAAGAAAATAAATCAGTACATGAATAGAAAAAAGATTAAGTTTTTCAAGTTAAACACATATTTAATCCATGTGTAAAACAATGAATTGAGCAcatagatgatgatgatgataataataaaaaaaaattccagttaaaaaattcaatcaatCATCAGCACCAAAGCAAAGCAATATCTTCTAAAACCCTTACAAGTTCTAGCTCTTTTCACTTTATAACCAACCAGTTTTACAGAATACAACTGTTGAGTTTTTGTATATCATCCCTTAGGATATACGAATAgtgttttttataaaatttaagaaaaattagCAAACGAGAAATATTCAAGTAAATTTACTGATGATTTCCGAACAACTACTAAAATTTTCCATACCTCTGACTGAAGTTCTCTCATAATTTCATACATGTCCAAAAGCACAAATAACTTTTCAGGAGACCTCTTGCTTTTGGCAATAGCCTCTCCAAAACTGAGGAGTGCAGACACACTGTTAACAGTAACTTCAGCAAAACAGTGATCCCTAAGAGAATCGACTTCATCAAAAATTCGATCGCAGACTTGCTTTTCCCCAACAAAAAGCAGTTTGACCTGTTTCAAGCAGTATAGAATTGTTGAGGAAATAAATTGACAACGTATTTAGCTAAAACGCAATACATATTCCTTACAGCTATCCGCATGTAATGTATCCAATTCCCAATTTTTGCCTCCAAAACCTCCCATTGCATTTTCTGGACATCATCTTTACTTAGCCTCTCCACACCCAGTTTCCTAAGACTCTGTTCCAAAACGGGAGCACGAATTTCCcttgattaaaaagaaaaaatatattatcagttaattcaagaataaagagattgctaataaatcaaACAATCAAAATAAACTACAATGCAGTTAAAAACCAATCAGAAAAAGGTGTGAAAAGCTACAGGCATTATGATAATAAGGAGAAACTACACTCCcaatctaaaaatttaatttattaggaCATATTTTGGTTCAATCTAAGCCAGGTCACCAGCTTTTCTTCCAGTTCATTCTGTTTGATCTCAGAAATGTCATTTTTTGGCTATCTTGTTAGCTTCAAGCGCAAATGGCAGGTATTGGCCAAGCCACCCAGAGTATAAAAAAGGGACAATAGAGCattatgaatgaaaaaaaaaaggtcctaCATATGCTTCAGAATCTACTTGACTAAAGACGAGAAATATATTTTGCTATGCAACATGGCATTCAACccaaaagaatataataacaggaaaataataaataaaaaatcacctGTAGGTTCTAAGAAGTTGTTGTTGATGTCCAGCCTGAACCATTTGTTTGGCTAAATGATGGAGCAATGGCAGAACCCTCGGTGGAATAAGAGTTGGTGGTGTGTAAACAACAGCTTCTACGTTTTTGTTTTGTGGTCCAGACTGGCCTGTACCACTAGCATCGCCTTTCTGCCTAGGTGATCCTGATGATGGCCGTAGAGAACTTGGAAGACAGTCTAAAAGGAGATCGGGTTCCACAGGCTTACTGATAttgaccacaaaaaaaaaaaaaaaaaaaaaaaaaaaaaagtgaagcaaCTCATATCACCGTAGTGTGCCTTGTAATTGAAACCAGTATCACATCTTAGGTTCACAATAATCTATTCATATCcattaaaagcaaaaaataaaatatactacAGGTTAGTAAAATGTTAAAGCATCTTCAACTAGGACGTTCAAGGATGTTACGTAGTCAAGGGATGTATGAGATCCAATTTGAAATTGATCAAGTTCCAGTTTTAATTATCTTCATCAGTCTCCAAGATGGCTTGTTTATGTTTCCAAAAATAGGAATAATCATAAGAATCTTTGGAAAAgacaagaaggaaaaaaaaattaacaataactaTAACTTAATTTTCTAACACCTTAAAGATTTGTTAGTTAAAGATTTCTACATTAAACGTATTCCAGTCAAAAAAACGTAtctgctttatatatatatatatatatatatataaaataaaaaatataaaaaataaaaataaaaaagaaccacaaacaaattatatttcatcTCTAAGGGGACTCTGTTTTCCATTTCGTTCTGTCAAGCTATGCTTAAATTCATGGTCATATTTTACAAggctaatttttcttcttttttattcctttccctttcttttGTTTCGTTTAAAAAGAAATGTTTGTGTATGAAAATCATAACCGCATTCATTATTCTGAAAGGGGAAAGAACCTAGAATTGCATAATTTATCCAACTTACTACCCCCTATTCAGGAGACAGAATGTAATATTTTCCTGGAATCAAGTGCTTGCATGCAGGGTTTACAAATGGTATTCCTATCCAAGGAAAACAGAGACACGGAAAGAGAATTGATCGAAAAGTATTTTCCAGCCTCGCGGATCAGCAGTCAGAGATCTAAGAAAAAACCTGTAATTTGTTAATAGCTGTCTGAACTCATCCTCTAGCTTTGAGATGGCTTTCGCAAGCAAGTTATTAGCATGGTTAAGCACCCCGTCACTACTCCTAAAACCTTTCCTGCTGTTAAAGAAGCGAATATTGCTTCTCAGTTGATCAATTGCTTCCAGATAGCTCTCGAGGTCTTCATGAGGCCCTCTTAGAATTTTAGCCTCCGCCTGATTAATGAAGTTGAATGAAGAAGAACGTCACAAATCAAACATGTCATATTACGAATTGCACTTGCACTTACAAAATGTTAGCCACATGAAGCTAGAGAGCAGAGCAACCTATCATACAATTCCTAATAAACATCAGATTCTTAATCAACCTATTTTGGCTCTAACAACGGCAATACCCAAGTGTTTCTAAGAAGTTACGGACGCATGCTTAGTTTTATCCTCTTTCATGTAACAGATCACCGCTCAAGCATAGCAATAAGAAAATGATTAATTGTTTTAGGTTATAAGCTAACCTTGCGTGCGAGGTCAAATTGCGTCAATATAACCTCTGCAGCTTTCAGTGTCTTATCAATGTTGTCATGCGCCTTTCTAATCGAATGCGTTCTTATCTACCAAAACAATGGAAAAACAAGAACCAAATCAGAATCCTAAAAGCTTAATCAAATCTTCGAGTAGATCTCATTGGCTTGGTACTAGAGCAAAAGCAGAGATTTAACCGGCAGATGAAATAATCAATCCCTAACGCAAACAAATGCTGGAAACGCAAATGCATTTTCTATAAACGATCGCGTacgaacaaaaataaataaaataaaataaaattcgaaCATTATCTatcttttcatttaattttccaGAGGTGTCCGAGAAACCAAACAAACAGAGAGAAAATGCGAGGAGACAAACGAAAACCGACTTGAGTGGGACGCATGGCGGTTTCAAGGGCAGAGAGACGGTGGTCAAAGGAGCCGAGAATGGCGACCATGCTATCAGTGAAGGTCTGGCTCTTATGCAGCGACTCTCTCATAGACGCTGCTCTTTCTCTCAGGGCTTCCATTGTCTGTGGAACCCCCATCCTATATTCCCCACCGAAaacttccctctctctctctctctctctctctctctctaacagaaaatcaaaatgcaaaatgcgtgattcaaaaatcaaactaagggaattttttgtttttttattttttttttaataattttttttttctttttattcgcTGGAATTTGATTTGTAAAACTTTTGCGTGCCTCGACGAAATGCCGGGAACAAAGGTAGTTATAAAAGAGAATCGTCTACCAGTGAGACGGGTCCGCTTATACATGGGACCGTCCACAACTTGTGGGACCGGGTCTCGTTCTCCTATACCTTTCCATTCCCATTCATACTAATTTTCGCTTCCTCttgtttttttgccattttcttttttcttaaatgaaTAAAGTAATtactagtaaataaataaataactactgGTTCCTgggtttttattataaaattaaaattaacttttaaaaattgaacCATATTGATGTAATAGTTTCAACCTGGAGCCATTGTAATTTGGTGAATAGTCACTTATAACTAAAGCATTCAATTTAAGCTTCAAGTTACGTGGACTATCCACAAATGGgaaaatgaaattcaattaaaaaaaaaaaaatcttaaccaATCTGAACTTGCTGAAGGAATGCAATGCGTTAATTtgaattcttttatatttttttattgttttaatttcgattatatttgttttttataattttaaagtttttgggTGGTGGGTTTTGAAAAATGTAGAAAAGTTTACCAAACTGAGTAGTTAGAAATTGACAATGCTactgatttttatattttttttcattttttttttcaaataaagaaatCCTTCTTCCTCAATTTAATACGgtaaaaattagaataaatgTGAGTGTCTCACGCCATACTCTCGGAAATTTCTATATTCGAACAATAATCATTGTATCCATCGTCATTAAAACagccacaaaaaaagaaaaaaaaaaaaagccataaaATTTTCACCAATTAAACAACTCGCTCCTTTTTTCAggaaacaatttttaatataaaagacaattatcaaaaatttcctttttttatttttgggatatTTTAAAGACACGGCCAAAACGACCAAATTCTCTACAAACCATGGAGATCCAGTTTGTCGTATCCAACGGCAAATCAACCAACCAGATAAGGGCACGCTTCGGCTCAGAAATGCAAAACAGGCCAGGTAAAGCTAGCATGTGCTAATCACGAGAGTCACAGTTACTGATATCGAAATTTTCTATGaagcaaattaaaataattatggaatgcAAACCAGCTCTGATGGATGATTCTACTTTGTGAAACTGTCACTCTGAAGAAAAGCATATAGCAATAAAtgtttcatgtttttattttgccACCCTACCCAAACTCCAAACCCCAACCACCGAAACAGCGAAAGTTCCCTGAATTCCCTTCTATATCTAGTTGCAAATATTAAATACCATATCCAAAATAGCACGATAGTGCCTATTTAGAGGACCACAGATAATATTTATTTCACATACGGCTAATATAACATCAATatacataaacaatattaacataatattataGAAGATATTCACTTTCAAACGTGTAgctaagaacatttttatttatatatgtttctaCTGTTCTACAAAGCTTAGCTTAAATTcacaaaccaaaaaacaaaagcctACGTTCTTTGATATTTCTATTTCTTTAATTGCAATGCACAAAAACCAAAAGATTGATTGAAACTTCTTCTATTCTTCTCCTGACCCTCTTATTTTATTGTCTTTCATTAAACAAAGACCACTTTTATACAGCAGCATAGAAGAGTTTCTAAGGAGCTAATAGCTCAATACGTCCAATCTTGAGGCAATCCCATCTCAGGAGGAAGCTGGTATTGAAATTCATCCTTGTGCCCACCAACCCTTTTGACAAAGCTCCCCTGCGAAGTCATTTGAATCCCTTGCCTATTTCTTAGCCCTgcgataaaatttaaattaatatatatatatatatataattactttatACAAGAAACCACatagaatatttcaaaatttttcaactAATAATCAAGGCGTGGTCAACAACCGAGATCGATCTTTAGCATTCGTGCACTAAAATTAGCTAAAACACAATTTATGCTCCCTAACCTGATCATGGCATTTCATTTACAATTTTTCACGTGAAGAATATTTTCTATATCTGGTTTAGTTGCTTTCCAAACATCAAATAAAATGTCTGAATCAAATCGGCAATTCAGGTTCACGATGATAACCTTTCAAgatcataaaatacaatttcatCTACTGAGCACATGCTCGAGATTGTTAACAAGCGTTACCAAGACCCCACAAACCCAAACATAGGTATAAAAGCTCGAGTGCTTGATAACATTAGCAGTACTAAGTATAACCATTTTGGGggtcaaaattgaaaaacattGACTAATCAAATCCTCAAACGAATATAATTAGCACTATTATAAAGCAAAATAGTCGATAGATagaattgcaaaaatataaaactgcaatttcacattgacaaaacaaaaacaaacccgtttacccaaaaaaacacataacaaaacaaaaataaaccaaataaaaagaaataagattAGCAGATATTTCGGAATTAAAGGAACCTGCTCGATCTACCCAAAtgtcaaaaagtgaaaaataataagaaacttCAATTTTACTATAGGCTTGCAAAATTCTCATTGGCGAAAGTGCGAAGATACTTTTCTCTCCGCCTTAAAATTGCCAAATTATTAAGAGACAAAGCCATatataagagaaaaaagaaaccaaaaaagtcATATTACATAAAAGGCGGGAAATTGCCAAA is a window from the Ziziphus jujuba cultivar Dongzao chromosome 11, ASM3175591v1 genome containing:
- the LOC107432252 gene encoding exocyst complex component EXO70A1 — encoded protein: MGVPQTMEALRERAASMRESLHKSQTFTDSMVAILGSFDHRLSALETAMRPTQIRTHSIRKAHDNIDKTLKAAEVILTQFDLARKAEAKILRGPHEDLESYLEAIDQLRSNIRFFNSRKGFRSSDGVLNHANNLLAKAISKLEDEFRQLLTNYSKPVEPDLLLDCLPSSLRPSSGSPRQKGDASGTGQSGPQNKNVEAVVYTPPTLIPPRVLPLLHHLAKQMVQAGHQQQLLRTYREIRAPVLEQSLRKLGVERLSKDDVQKMQWEVLEAKIGNWIHYMRIAVKLLFVGEKQVCDRIFDEVDSLRDHCFAEVTVNSVSALLSFGEAIAKSKRSPEKLFVLLDMYEIMRELQSEIDTLFGSKSCLEMRESALNLTRRLAQTAEETFGDFEEAVEKDATKTAVLDGTVHPLTSYVINYVKFLFDYQSTLKQLFQEFDNGDPEAQLATITTRIMQALQNNLDGKSKQYKDAALTQLFLMNNIHYIVRSVRRSEAKDLLGDDWVQIHRRIVQQHANQYKRVSWAKILQCLTVQSSNSGGDSGLSRAMVKDRFKTFNVQFEELHQRQSQWTVPDSELRESLRLAVAEVLLPAYRSFLKRFGPMIENGKNPGKYIRYTPEDLERMLSEFFEGKTWNEQKR